In Luteimonas viscosa, the following proteins share a genomic window:
- a CDS encoding class I SAM-dependent methyltransferase, with the protein MPHATGPLLTRDVADALCAARDAGAGIWSGSLDLGRTTTQATLAPTHWRWQDRDFPYPERLKDRSIHYWDGAAFVPASRYGRALYKLVPTSWGPPTFEIDGIKMLPTAKVSPYEDARGKVALVAPRGLRVLDTCGGLGYFAACCLEAGAAEILSFEKSEDVLWLRTLNPWSPDPDAPAHGGRLRLRHGDVVQEIERLPDAGFDAILHDPPRFGIAGELYSQAFYDQLARVLRRGGRLFHYTGMPNRLTSGRDVPREVSRRLEKAGFQARLALDGALAQRR; encoded by the coding sequence GTGCCGCACGCCACCGGACCCCTGCTGACCCGCGACGTCGCCGACGCGCTGTGCGCCGCGCGCGATGCCGGGGCCGGCATCTGGTCCGGTTCGCTGGACCTGGGGCGGACCACCACGCAGGCGACCCTCGCGCCGACGCACTGGCGCTGGCAGGACCGCGACTTCCCCTACCCCGAACGCCTCAAGGACCGCAGCATCCACTACTGGGATGGCGCAGCGTTCGTTCCCGCCTCGCGCTATGGCCGGGCGCTCTACAAGCTGGTGCCCACCTCCTGGGGCCCGCCGACCTTCGAGATCGACGGCATCAAGATGCTGCCGACCGCGAAGGTCTCGCCGTACGAGGACGCGCGCGGCAAGGTGGCGCTGGTCGCACCGCGCGGGCTTCGCGTGCTCGACACCTGCGGCGGGCTCGGCTATTTCGCCGCGTGCTGCCTGGAGGCCGGCGCGGCGGAGATTCTTTCGTTCGAGAAGAGCGAAGACGTGCTGTGGCTGCGCACGCTCAACCCCTGGTCGCCCGATCCGGACGCGCCCGCGCACGGCGGACGGCTGCGCCTGCGCCATGGCGACGTGGTGCAGGAAATCGAACGCCTGCCCGACGCCGGCTTCGACGCAATCCTGCACGACCCGCCCCGCTTCGGCATCGCCGGCGAACTCTATTCGCAGGCCTTCTACGACCAGCTTGCGCGCGTGCTGCGCAGGGGCGGCAGGCTGTTCCACTACACCGGCATGCCCAACAGGCTCACCAGCGGGCGCGACGTGCCGCGCGAGGTGTCGCGGCGGCTGGAGAAGGCCGGGTTCCAGGCACGGCTGGCGCTGGACGGGGCGCTGGCGCAGCGGCGCTGA
- a CDS encoding efflux RND transporter permease subunit: MTTDRRGALEAIIRFAIAQRWWMLASTLVLVGVGIWSFTRLPIDATPDITNVQVQINAEAPRYSPQEAEQRVTFPVETALAGLPGLDYTRSISRYGLSQVTVVFEDGTDLYFARQLVGERLQQVGARLPAGIEPAMGPIATGLGEIFMYTVEADPAARKDDGTPWTATDLRTLQDWVIRPQLRDTPGVTEVNTIGGFERQIHITPDPARLVALGLTLGDVVAAVAANNENVGAGYIERNGQQLLVRVPGQVSGLDEIRAIVLDRRGGVPIRVGDVASVGEGPELRSGAATQNGREVVLGTVMMLVGSNSRDVAQAAAARLEQAAASLPPGVTASAVYDRTALVDRTIATVSRNLLEGALLVVVVLFVLLGNFRAALITAAVIPLAMLFTMSGMVRAGVSGNLMSLGALDFGLIVDGAVIIIENCLRRFGEMQRALGRTMTDAERHDVAASATAEVIRPSLFGLGIITAVYLPVFALTGIEGKMFHPMAITVVLALSGAMVLSLTFVPAAVAVFLGGRVEEKENRLMRWTKRRYAPALAWSLRHRGIVLGSAVALVVACGLLATRLGTEFIPDLDEGDIALHALRIPGTGMDQSVRMQIALEERISRFPEVERVYSKIGTAEVASDPMPPSVADTFLIMKPRDDWPDPRKPRAQLIAEIETAVGGLPGNNYEFTQPIQMRMNELISGVRAEVAIKVFGDDLDTLVAVGGQVADVARSIAGAADVKLEQTTGLPLLTVTPDRVALARYGLNPGVVQRTVATAVGGEVASQLYEGDRRFDIVVRLPQRLRQDPVALADLPIPLPADFSADEAGHPAVGGVGAPRTVPLREVAAIDIVEGPSQINRENGKRRVVVVANVRGRDLGGFVEELQARVASGVEIPPGYWVAYGGTFEQLISASRRLAVVVPVTLALIFGLLFMVFGSARDAAIVFSGVPLALTGGVLALALRGIPLSISAGVGFIALSGVAVLNGLVMISFIRRLREQGDRLEIAVVEGALTRLRPVLMTALVASLGFVPMAFNVGAGSEVQRPLATVVIGGILSSTLLTLLVLPVLYRWLHRDADSPRAREA, from the coding sequence ATGACCACTGACAGGCGCGGCGCACTCGAAGCGATCATCCGCTTCGCCATCGCGCAGCGGTGGTGGATGCTGGCCTCGACGCTGGTGCTGGTGGGCGTGGGGATCTGGAGCTTCACCCGGCTCCCGATCGACGCCACGCCCGACATCACCAACGTCCAGGTGCAGATCAACGCCGAAGCCCCGCGCTACTCGCCGCAGGAGGCCGAGCAGCGGGTGACGTTTCCGGTCGAGACCGCGCTCGCCGGCCTTCCGGGGCTCGACTACACCCGTTCGATCTCGCGTTACGGGCTGTCGCAGGTCACCGTGGTGTTCGAGGATGGCACCGACCTCTACTTCGCCCGCCAGCTGGTGGGCGAGCGGCTGCAGCAGGTGGGCGCGCGGCTGCCCGCAGGCATCGAGCCCGCGATGGGGCCGATCGCCACCGGCCTGGGCGAGATCTTCATGTACACGGTCGAAGCCGATCCGGCGGCACGCAAGGACGACGGCACGCCATGGACCGCCACCGACCTGCGCACCCTGCAGGACTGGGTGATCCGCCCGCAGCTTCGCGACACGCCGGGGGTGACCGAGGTCAATACCATCGGCGGGTTCGAGCGGCAGATCCACATCACCCCGGACCCGGCCAGGCTGGTGGCGCTCGGCCTGACCCTGGGCGACGTGGTGGCTGCGGTCGCCGCCAACAACGAGAACGTCGGCGCCGGCTACATCGAGCGCAACGGGCAGCAGCTGTTGGTGCGGGTGCCGGGCCAGGTGTCCGGGCTGGACGAGATCCGCGCGATCGTGCTCGACCGGCGCGGCGGCGTGCCGATCCGCGTGGGCGATGTCGCCAGCGTCGGCGAAGGGCCGGAGCTACGCAGCGGTGCCGCCACCCAGAACGGGCGCGAGGTGGTGCTGGGCACGGTGATGATGCTGGTCGGTTCCAACAGCCGCGACGTGGCGCAGGCCGCGGCCGCCCGTCTGGAGCAGGCCGCCGCCAGCCTGCCGCCGGGCGTGACCGCCAGCGCGGTGTACGACCGCACCGCGCTCGTCGACCGCACCATCGCCACCGTCTCCAGGAACCTGCTCGAAGGCGCGCTGCTGGTGGTCGTGGTGCTGTTCGTGTTGCTGGGCAACTTCCGGGCGGCACTGATCACCGCGGCGGTGATTCCGCTGGCGATGCTGTTCACCATGTCCGGGATGGTGCGCGCCGGCGTGTCGGGCAACCTGATGAGCCTGGGCGCGCTGGATTTCGGCCTGATCGTCGATGGGGCGGTGATCATCATCGAGAACTGCCTGCGCCGCTTCGGCGAGATGCAACGCGCGCTGGGCCGGACCATGACCGACGCGGAGCGCCACGACGTGGCGGCATCCGCCACCGCCGAGGTGATCCGGCCGAGCCTGTTCGGGCTGGGCATCATCACTGCGGTCTACCTCCCGGTCTTCGCGCTCACCGGGATCGAGGGAAAGATGTTCCACCCGATGGCGATCACCGTGGTGCTGGCGCTGAGCGGAGCCATGGTGCTGTCGCTGACCTTCGTTCCCGCCGCGGTCGCGGTGTTCCTGGGCGGCCGCGTCGAGGAGAAGGAGAACCGGCTGATGCGCTGGACCAAGCGCCGCTATGCGCCGGCACTCGCCTGGTCGTTGCGCCATCGCGGCATCGTGCTCGGAAGCGCGGTGGCGCTGGTGGTGGCCTGCGGCCTGCTGGCCACCCGCCTGGGCACCGAGTTCATCCCGGACCTGGACGAAGGCGACATCGCCCTGCATGCGCTGCGCATCCCCGGGACGGGGATGGACCAGTCGGTGCGCATGCAGATCGCCCTCGAGGAGCGGATTTCCCGTTTCCCGGAAGTCGAACGCGTCTACAGCAAGATCGGCACCGCGGAAGTGGCCTCCGACCCGATGCCGCCGTCGGTGGCGGATACCTTCCTGATCATGAAGCCGCGGGACGACTGGCCCGATCCGCGCAAGCCGCGCGCGCAGCTGATCGCGGAGATCGAGACCGCGGTGGGCGGATTGCCCGGCAACAACTACGAGTTCACCCAGCCGATCCAGATGCGGATGAACGAGCTGATCTCGGGCGTGCGCGCGGAAGTCGCGATCAAGGTCTTCGGCGACGACCTCGACACGCTGGTCGCCGTGGGCGGACAGGTCGCCGACGTGGCCCGGTCGATCGCCGGTGCCGCCGACGTGAAGCTGGAACAGACCACGGGCCTGCCGCTGCTGACGGTGACGCCCGACCGGGTGGCGCTGGCCCGCTACGGACTGAATCCGGGCGTCGTCCAGCGGACCGTCGCCACGGCGGTGGGCGGCGAGGTCGCCAGCCAGCTGTACGAGGGCGATCGCCGCTTCGACATCGTGGTCCGGCTGCCGCAGCGGCTGCGGCAGGATCCGGTGGCGCTGGCCGACCTGCCGATCCCGTTGCCGGCCGATTTCAGCGCCGACGAGGCCGGCCACCCTGCGGTCGGCGGGGTGGGCGCGCCGCGCACCGTGCCGCTGCGCGAGGTGGCGGCAATCGACATCGTCGAGGGCCCCAGCCAGATCAACCGCGAGAACGGCAAGCGCCGGGTGGTGGTGGTCGCGAACGTCCGCGGCCGCGACCTGGGCGGGTTCGTCGAGGAACTGCAGGCGCGGGTGGCGAGCGGGGTGGAGATTCCGCCCGGGTACTGGGTGGCGTACGGCGGCACCTTCGAGCAGCTGATCTCGGCCAGCCGGCGCCTGGCGGTGGTGGTGCCGGTGACGCTGGCGCTGATCTTCGGGCTGCTGTTCATGGTCTTCGGATCGGCCCGGGATGCGGCCATCGTGTTCAGCGGCGTGCCGCTGGCGTTGACCGGAGGCGTGCTGGCGCTCGCGCTGCGCGGCATTCCGCTGTCGATCTCGGCGGGCGTGGGCTTCATCGCCCTGTCGGGCGTGGCCGTGCTCAACGGGCTGGTCATGATCAGCTTCATCCGCAGGCTGCGCGAGCAGGGCGATCGCCTGGAGATCGCGGTGGTGGAGGGCGCACTGACCCGGCTGCGGCCGGTGCTGATGACCGCGCTGGTGGCGTCGCTGGGATTCGTACCGATGGCGTTCAACGTCGGTGCCGGTTCGGAGGTGCAGCGGCCGCTGGCGACCGTCGTGATCGGCGGCATCCTCTCCTCGACCCTGCTCACCCTGCTGGTGTTGCCGGTCCTGTACCGCTGGCTGCACCGGGATGCGGATTCACCCCGGGCGCGGGAGGCCTGA
- a CDS encoding TetR/AcrR family transcriptional regulator, whose amino-acid sequence MASRPARPDAPTRLTDRKRAAIVDAAVAEFRAAGFEATSMDRVAARAGVSKRTVYNHFASKDALFLHIVDAMMASGGDEQATPYRADAPLREQLLDLVARKLRLLHQPDFADLARVAIVAGLHSPDLARQLVELLGQREHAMTAWVRAAAADGRLRTGDSAFAAMQLESLVKGVAFWPQVAMGQPPLTQAQQAAVAESAVEMFLARYG is encoded by the coding sequence ATGGCCTCCCGTCCCGCCCGCCCAGACGCCCCCACCCGCCTCACCGACCGCAAGCGCGCCGCGATCGTCGATGCCGCCGTGGCCGAGTTCCGCGCCGCCGGCTTCGAGGCCACCAGCATGGATCGCGTCGCCGCCCGCGCCGGCGTCTCCAAGCGCACGGTCTACAACCACTTCGCCAGCAAGGACGCGCTGTTCCTGCATATCGTCGACGCGATGATGGCCAGCGGCGGCGACGAGCAGGCCACGCCCTACCGCGCCGACGCCCCGCTGCGCGAACAACTGCTGGACCTGGTGGCTCGCAAGCTGCGCCTGCTGCACCAGCCCGACTTCGCCGACCTGGCCCGCGTGGCCATCGTCGCCGGCCTGCATTCTCCCGACCTCGCGCGCCAGCTGGTGGAACTGCTCGGCCAGCGCGAACACGCCATGACCGCCTGGGTGCGCGCCGCCGCCGCCGACGGCCGCCTGCGCACCGGCGATTCCGCCTTCGCCGCGATGCAGCTCGAATCGCTGGTCAAGGGCGTCGCGTTCTGGCCGCAGGTGGCGATGGGCCAGCCGCCGCTGACACAAGCGCAGCAGGCGGCCGTGGCCGAATCGGCGGTGGAGATGTTCCTGGCACGCTACGGCTGA
- a CDS encoding MBL fold metallo-hydrolase, with product MTAPSPTRRRTRGRRLIALTLAFGVLAVSACSLSFVRTNQPLADYPASPQAADGRFSNPRPRPPDGLAFMARVLWDFTFNKPASTVPATPPVVLPLTRAALEAAPDRSLFRLGHSTLLIKLRGGFWITDPVFAERASPFAWMGPKRFHAPPIALDELPPLRGVLLSHDHYDHLDRDAVVALAAKTEVFLAPLGVGDRLVAWGVPEAKVRQFDWWQETELDGLRIVSTPAQHFSGRGLFDRDRTLWTSWVLLDPPTGEGDAGLRLFFSGDTGYFDGFAEIGRRFGPFDVTLMETGAYDRKWAFVHMLPEQTVQAHADLRGRVLLPIHNGTFDLAMHAWDDPFERVSRLAADQGLTLATPRMGERVDLAAPQPTTAWWRE from the coding sequence ATGACCGCCCCTTCCCCGACGCGCCGCCGCACCCGCGGGCGCCGCCTGATCGCCCTGACCCTCGCCTTCGGAGTCCTCGCCGTGAGTGCCTGCAGCCTGTCGTTCGTCCGCACCAACCAGCCCCTGGCCGACTATCCGGCCTCGCCGCAGGCCGCCGATGGCCGCTTCAGCAACCCCAGGCCGCGCCCGCCCGATGGCCTGGCCTTCATGGCGCGGGTGCTGTGGGACTTCACCTTCAACAAGCCTGCCAGCACGGTGCCGGCGACGCCGCCGGTGGTGCTGCCGCTGACCCGCGCGGCGCTGGAGGCGGCGCCGGATCGCAGCCTGTTCCGGCTGGGGCATTCGACCCTGCTGATCAAGCTGCGCGGCGGGTTCTGGATCACCGATCCGGTCTTCGCCGAGCGCGCCTCGCCGTTCGCATGGATGGGCCCGAAGCGCTTCCACGCGCCGCCGATCGCGCTGGACGAGCTGCCGCCGCTGCGCGGCGTGCTGCTGTCGCACGACCACTACGACCACCTCGACCGCGATGCGGTGGTGGCGCTGGCCGCGAAGACCGAGGTGTTCCTCGCGCCGCTGGGCGTGGGCGACCGCCTGGTCGCCTGGGGCGTGCCCGAGGCGAAGGTGCGGCAGTTCGACTGGTGGCAGGAGACCGAACTCGACGGGCTGCGCATCGTCTCGACGCCGGCGCAGCATTTCTCCGGGCGCGGCCTGTTCGATCGCGACCGCACGCTGTGGACCTCGTGGGTGCTGCTCGATCCGCCGACCGGCGAAGGCGATGCCGGCCTGCGGCTGTTCTTCAGCGGCGACACCGGCTACTTCGACGGCTTCGCCGAAATCGGCCGCCGCTTCGGCCCGTTCGACGTGACCCTGATGGAAACCGGCGCCTACGACCGCAAGTGGGCCTTCGTGCACATGCTGCCCGAACAGACCGTGCAGGCGCATGCCGACCTGCGCGGGCGCGTGCTGCTGCCGATCCACAACGGCACCTTCGACCTGGCCATGCACGCTTGGGACGACCCGTTCGAACGCGTCAGCAGGCTCGCCGCCGACCAGGGCCTCACGCTGGCCACGCCGCGCATGGGCGAACGCGTCGACCTGGCCGCGCCGCAGCCGACGACGGCGTGGTGGCGGGAATGA
- a CDS encoding efflux RND transporter periplasmic adaptor subunit — protein sequence MLVLSLFLSACGDGHRDGDGHGHADEEAHTSDEHARAGEHGGRLLEQDGFAVELAIAEDGAPPKYKAWLYRDGEPLPATAGSMQVELERLGGVRERHRLEPQADGSLMAASVVGEPHSFDVEVRANIDGEALRWSYPSYEGRTTIAADVAKASGIRVAPAGPGTIADEHEVQGLLTPVEGRVASATARFPGPIRSLRASVGDAVRAGEPLATIESNLSLSTYTVASPIAGVVTQRNGTVGGMATEGMGLFEIADLSTLWVDLHIFGADAQHIRPGVPVAVTRLSDGATVTTTLERVLPGTATASQSTVARATLDNDDGSWRPGSAVTARITVDLEPVERMVPLAAVQRFRDWDVVFVRVGDTYEVRPLELGKRDGERVQVLSGLDAGAMVVVEQSYLVKADIEKSGASHDH from the coding sequence ATGCTTGTGCTGTCCCTGTTCCTGTCGGCATGCGGCGACGGCCACCGCGACGGCGATGGCCACGGCCATGCGGACGAGGAGGCGCACACATCGGACGAACACGCCCGGGCGGGGGAACACGGCGGACGCCTGCTGGAGCAGGACGGGTTCGCGGTGGAACTGGCGATCGCCGAGGACGGCGCCCCGCCGAAGTACAAGGCCTGGCTGTATCGCGATGGCGAGCCCTTGCCGGCCACCGCGGGCAGCATGCAGGTCGAGCTCGAACGCCTCGGAGGCGTGCGCGAGCGCCACCGGCTCGAACCGCAGGCCGACGGCAGCCTGATGGCCGCGTCGGTGGTGGGCGAGCCGCACTCGTTCGACGTGGAGGTGCGGGCCAACATCGACGGCGAGGCTCTGCGCTGGAGCTACCCGAGCTACGAAGGCCGCACCACGATCGCCGCGGACGTGGCGAAGGCCTCCGGCATCCGGGTGGCGCCGGCCGGGCCGGGCACCATCGCCGACGAGCATGAAGTCCAGGGGCTGCTGACCCCGGTCGAAGGCCGCGTCGCCAGCGCGACCGCGCGATTCCCCGGCCCGATCCGCAGCCTGCGGGCGAGCGTGGGCGATGCGGTGCGCGCCGGGGAGCCGCTGGCCACGATCGAGAGCAACCTCAGCCTGAGCACGTACACCGTCGCCAGCCCGATCGCGGGGGTGGTCACGCAGCGCAACGGCACCGTCGGCGGCATGGCGACGGAGGGCATGGGGCTGTTCGAGATCGCGGACCTGTCGACGCTCTGGGTCGACCTGCACATCTTCGGCGCCGACGCGCAGCACATCCGGCCGGGGGTGCCGGTCGCGGTCACCCGGCTCAGCGACGGCGCCACCGTCACCACGACGCTGGAGCGTGTGCTGCCCGGCACCGCGACCGCCAGCCAGAGCACCGTGGCCCGCGCCACCCTCGACAACGACGATGGATCGTGGCGGCCCGGCAGCGCGGTGACGGCGCGCATCACGGTGGACCTCGAGCCGGTCGAGCGGATGGTGCCACTGGCCGCCGTGCAGCGGTTCCGCGACTGGGACGTGGTGTTCGTGCGGGTCGGCGACACCTACGAGGTCCGGCCGCTGGAACTGGGCAAGCGCGACGGCGAACGGGTGCAGGTGCTGTCGGGCCTGGACGCCGGCGCGATGGTCGTGGTCGAGCAGAGTTACCTGGTGAAGGCCGACATCGAGAAATCGGGGGCCTCGCATGACCACTGA
- a CDS encoding M15 family metallopeptidase codes for MTPTDLQRLLAAAGHYTGAIDGEIGPKSLAAIDAILTAHAAECTSDPARWSARRRSAGAAQLALRHAGCDPGVIDGYAGNQTTGALLQWNHRQAYGRDLVLDTTRTGPAVDSGFPKQSGCNGYYGAPGPAVERQLVMVDLPFPMRLDWNLSRRVTRVQLHARCAESALAAMKEILRKYGLDELRRLGLDRNAGTYNPRRMRGGSAWSMHAYGCAWDFFAGPNGLTTRCPQALFCGREYRKFFDIWEAHGWISLGRAIGRDWMHVQAARL; via the coding sequence ATGACGCCGACCGACCTGCAACGCCTGCTCGCCGCCGCCGGCCACTACACCGGCGCCATCGATGGCGAGATCGGCCCCAAAAGCCTTGCCGCCATCGATGCGATCCTGACCGCGCATGCGGCCGAATGCACCTCCGATCCCGCGAGGTGGTCGGCCAGGCGCCGCTCGGCCGGCGCCGCGCAGCTGGCGCTCAGGCACGCCGGCTGCGACCCCGGCGTCATCGATGGCTACGCCGGCAACCAGACCACCGGCGCGCTGCTGCAGTGGAACCATCGCCAGGCCTACGGCCGCGACCTGGTGCTGGACACCACGCGTACAGGGCCGGCCGTCGACAGCGGCTTCCCGAAGCAGTCCGGATGCAACGGGTACTACGGCGCGCCGGGGCCGGCGGTGGAGCGGCAACTGGTGATGGTCGACCTGCCGTTCCCGATGCGCCTGGACTGGAACCTGTCCCGGCGGGTGACGCGGGTGCAACTGCACGCGCGCTGCGCCGAGAGTGCCCTCGCGGCGATGAAGGAAATCCTGCGCAAGTACGGCCTGGACGAGCTGCGGCGCCTGGGACTGGACCGCAACGCGGGCACCTACAACCCGCGCCGCATGCGCGGTGGTTCGGCGTGGTCGATGCATGCCTACGGCTGCGCCTGGGATTTCTTCGCCGGGCCGAACGGCCTGACCACGCGCTGTCCGCAGGCGTTGTTCTGCGGGCGCGAGTACAGAAAGTTCTTCGACATCTGGGAGGCGCACGGCTGGATCTCGCTCGGCCGCGCCATCGGCCGCGACTGGATGCACGTGCAGGCGGCGCGGCTGTGA
- a CDS encoding TolC family protein: MRLRSTAVAVCVAACAATWPALAAEPLTLDDAFARVADTHPELRLFGPRREALDAELERASARPAYVAGATLENAFGSGAASGVDHAELTLSLASVLERGGKLDARRILAQGRIDALAIERETRRLDLLAEVARRYLAVVVARQQAGIARIDIAQRRRTVDAARQRHRAGASPESVVLTAQAALAGAELDQARAEQQALAARQHLAAMWGEQAPAFDVADVDVLRLDDVAEFAELAQWLERTPELARFADARRIGEARMQLAQAEASADVEWQLGVRRLQASDDFGLVAGVSVPLGASARAQPGIRAARAELAALGIEREAAGLSLYATLAEAHGRYRVAQLEVSRIGDDVLPRLARAQASAATAYRAGAASYLEWASLQAEHTAALRRQLDAALNAQRALIEIQRLTGQAFLAGPAPSTQGATP; encoded by the coding sequence ATGCGATTGCGATCCACGGCCGTGGCCGTGTGCGTCGCGGCCTGCGCCGCGACCTGGCCGGCGTTGGCCGCCGAGCCCCTGACCCTGGACGACGCGTTCGCGCGCGTCGCCGACACCCATCCCGAACTTCGCCTGTTCGGTCCGCGGCGCGAGGCGCTGGACGCCGAACTCGAGCGCGCGTCCGCGAGGCCGGCGTACGTGGCCGGCGCCACCCTCGAGAACGCCTTCGGCAGCGGCGCCGCCAGCGGCGTGGACCACGCCGAACTCACCCTGAGCCTGGCTTCCGTGCTCGAGCGCGGCGGCAAGCTGGACGCGCGGCGCATCCTGGCGCAGGGCCGGATCGATGCGCTGGCGATCGAGCGGGAAACCCGCCGCCTGGACCTGCTGGCCGAAGTGGCGCGCCGCTACCTGGCCGTCGTCGTGGCGCGGCAGCAGGCCGGCATCGCCCGCATCGACATCGCGCAGCGCCGGCGCACGGTCGATGCGGCCCGGCAGCGACACCGCGCCGGCGCTTCCCCGGAATCGGTGGTGCTCACCGCGCAGGCGGCGCTGGCCGGCGCGGAGCTGGACCAGGCGCGCGCGGAGCAGCAGGCGCTGGCCGCGCGCCAGCACCTGGCGGCGATGTGGGGCGAGCAGGCGCCCGCGTTCGACGTCGCGGACGTCGATGTCCTGCGCCTGGACGACGTGGCGGAGTTCGCGGAGCTCGCGCAATGGCTCGAGCGCACGCCGGAACTGGCGCGTTTCGCCGATGCACGGCGCATCGGCGAAGCACGGATGCAGCTGGCGCAGGCCGAGGCCAGCGCGGATGTCGAGTGGCAGCTCGGCGTGCGGCGCCTGCAGGCCAGCGACGACTTCGGCCTGGTCGCGGGCGTGTCGGTTCCGCTGGGCGCATCCGCACGCGCGCAACCGGGCATCCGCGCCGCGCGCGCCGAGCTGGCCGCGCTGGGGATCGAGCGCGAAGCCGCCGGGCTGTCGCTGTACGCCACGCTTGCCGAAGCGCACGGTCGTTACCGGGTCGCGCAGCTGGAGGTGTCGCGCATCGGCGATGACGTCCTGCCGCGACTCGCGCGCGCGCAGGCGTCGGCGGCCACGGCCTACCGCGCCGGCGCGGCGAGCTACCTGGAATGGGCCTCGCTGCAGGCCGAACACACCGCGGCGCTGCGCCGGCAGCTCGACGCGGCCCTCAACGCGCAGCGCGCCCTCATCGAGATCCAGCGACTGACCGGCCAGGCGTTCCTCGCCGGCCCGGCGCCGTCGACGCAAGGAGCCACGCCATGA